Below is a window of Littorina saxatilis isolate snail1 linkage group LG2, US_GU_Lsax_2.0, whole genome shotgun sequence DNA.
TCCGTAAGCCTTTTGGATGCGTTAGCAACACACACTGTGAAGGCCTCAGTAAAGCAAACACACTAATAAGGCCCGGATAAGCCCTGAACAGGTAGATAATTAGATAGACAGTTATTAGCAGTTGAattgttagcaatcaaaattcGAGAGGCCAAAAATATAAAGGGTATGTCACTTATGGAACAACGGAGATATGaataaagttttgaaagtataaaaaaaaaagatagacagTTATTAAAGTCAGTTTGCCTACTGGTAGGCTTAAGTACACAGGCTTGTTGAGTGGGCGAGTTATATAAATGTACGGTAGTTGCAAAAAATGAGGGAAGTGTCATAAACTACCACCCAAGCTGTTTATAAACACGTGCGGTATGAGTTGTATTGTCCAAACCCCTTTCATTGATTTGTTTTGCCATTtacattgttgttttttttatagtaTATTTATTTTAACAGTTAAAGTTTAATGATAGTACGTGTTTCATGTGAGCACCTTGGACATTGACATCAGCGAGTACAAACATTCTTTCGTAAAAAACGTCTTGAATAGAACAGGTCAGTTTTGTGTTTGGGGTAGAAACATGCTTTACTGTGTCCCCTtcgttgttgctgttattgtttttgtgttcataaGCTGAACTTAAAATTGAAATGAGAGAAACAGTTCGGtgtgggttgttgtttttcctcgggagggggggggggggggtatgagtGCGTGTGTTGTTACTGTGTTTGGTAATACGTTTTGGAAAAAGATACTTCTCACTTTTCCAAGTTTGGCATGATCTGATTTCGTATTACTTGTTTCTTCATTGACATTGTACTACTAAGTCATATGGGACATCGAGCTATCATAATTGGGTGTAACATCTTTTGAGAAGTAATTTCTTTGCTACACTATGAGATCGTGTGCTCTTCAAGTTGTTTTTTCTTGGAGTTAACTCATACATAAATATGCTACAGTAATTTCGACCTTTTTTAAAACTACATTCTACAAAACATTCGGTTAGCTAGCATGACCAAAAGGAATAACTACTAATAGGGCAAAATGAAAACTTTTAGACATTTTACAGTCGTTGAATCACGCATCATGTCACGTTTCTATATTTTTAACAGTAAAAATGTATCAAAATATTTTTTCTGCGTGTTCATGTTGTTCATTGTGTAAAAACAAGACAGTTATTAAGAGTACAACAAACACGTCTGTACAGCGCAAAATGAAGTGAGAATAACATCACGCTTGATCAGAAAGCTGTCACTGTAAAGGCAGAGGGGTCAACACAATTCGATAACAGTTTCATAAATCACTTTTAGGAAGGCAAGTGTGGAAGCTGGTTTTCCCGTTTTTGCGGGAATTTCCGCTAATTGTGCAAAAAAATTATAAACATTTatatggagaagaaaaaaatactgACAGACTTTCGTCTGTCTTGCTTTGACATACCAGGTGCTAgcaatttattttctttttctttcttatgtTGTTGTTGCGTACGTACCAGCATTCTTTTTagagtttttttttctcggtATGCCATTCATTATcatttttattattatattcattattatcattcttcttcttcttcttcttcttctaaacATCATCATTGCCATTATTATTAACAATGATGTTCTCTAAGTCATATGGATTCTACTATACTGGCAGGCACCTGTTCCTTATAACTTCAAGTACATTTGAAGATTTGTCAGGTGTTCTGATACAAATGACTTGGAGTGGGCTACAGTTTTGGTCTTTTCGCTAGCATCAGGGAAGAGATAAGGACACAACCAGTCAAGACCTCTGCAAGGTCAATATTTCATTAACCGGCTCTTGAACTTTACAACCATAGACCAAAGAGCCACTGAAACGCCTGACAGGCGAGGTACAGTAAATGAGGTACACTTCGTGAATCAGAACTTTACATAAACACAGACGTAATGCCAGTCAACAATTATAACTTTATAAAATGTATGAAAAATCACAGATCCAATTTTTCCTTTCCACAAGAACGTTTGATGCACCATTGACAATATCAAAataccaacaacaaataaaaaagaaattaagTAAGAAAGTAAGAAACGGTAATTATAATGCTTAATGGCAACATGAAAGAAaggtacaaacacacacaagaaaagaaaataaaagacaTGGGACCGACACAGTACACAACATTCAGAGTTGTTTTCAAGTAAGTGTTAAAATAATTAGTAAACATTAGTTATTCATTATGAAAATAATTTGACCGGTAAACAAAATAACTCCTGTGCTCAGGAATATAATTTTAAATGGCTTGCCACTGACCATCTTTGGGCCTGAAGCAAGTCCGGCTAAGATAACGAGATGTGTACAATATGGCAAACATCGCTTTTTTCCCCAAAATTTGTTTTGCAAATCCGACTTATTTACATTGTTTCTTTGCTAGACTCGTGGTTTTGTCGAACTATTTGAATGACTCATTTATGTCCAGCGCGACAGTCACTCGACAAGTTCACTGATGCTGCATTCGTATTTCGTTTGCAGTATGTCAAACCAAAGCTAGTCCATAATAAAAGCTAGCTGATTTCttcatcaatttttttttctatcaaGCATGTACTTCATTTTCATTTACCTTTCGTTCAGGATAACACCAAGTCACATTTGACAAGTATAAATTTAGCCCTTGATAACGCATACCGATTAATGTACTTCCATAAACACATAAAGCTCTAGCCAGGGCTGCTTGTTTAATGAGAATATGAACAACTAAGCAGACGCCAGTTATGGTCATGGATGCCTTTAATTTGACGACAGTTATGGTCATTGCCATGATAAGTCGAATGCAACTCAGCTGACGCCAGTTGGGGTCATGGATGAATATGATGTTAACCAACTGCCGCCAGATTTGTCCAGTTTGGTTCATGGACGAGTCGGGTGCCTCTCTCAGCCACGCTTTTGTAGGGTGGCAAAAATAGTAGTCTATCCACCGTCTATCTTTCACACAGCAATCAGTAATCTGTATATAGTCTGCTCGCATAGCAGAACATGTCGAGTGACCAATGCAACTGCATTTAGCAAGCATAACAGCTTTGGCAGTATATCCTCCGACTTATCAACTGGTAAATGAAGCGTATGTCAACAGTGATTCCTTGCATTATCTAACTGAAAACAATTGTTCCTGAACTCTTAGCAGCCCTGCTAGTACGGTGTGACAAGCATGCACAAGTCTGCAAGTAGCACCAGACCGAACCCATGACTTTTCTGTTAAAGCTGTGATAAATGCAGTTTTATCAGCAAATGATGATCATGGGTAAATCAAAGTTGTGTCAAAATACACATatttcaaaaaacaagaaagagcTTATCTTCTGTCATTTTCATATGACCGTTCTAAGCGGTATCGATTGTGCTCCGTGTTATCAGTTGCCTTGACCTGCAGTAGAAAAGCAagtcttttttgttttaaatcacaACCTTGTAATAAAAGTTAAAAGATATACAATCAGGAAGCATCATTCCTATACCATATTGGCAGCGAGCCCTCTGAAGTAAAGCCACAGCAACTGTAAAATTCAGAGGCCAGAGTTGAAAAAATAAAGTGGTAAGAACACACAAATAGGTGTACCCCAAGTCTTCAATCATTGTTCATCTTCAGTCCGGTGTTTTGGTGCccctttgtttttttgtttttgtttttagcgTTGGGACAGTCACCGGTAAAAGTCACGTTCAGAAGGGAAGCTGGTTGGAGAGATACAGGTTTTCGATGATTGTAGGCGCTCTAGAGACGTTCTCCACCTTGTACTGGTACATTTGCTGGAGACCCTCGCGACTCAGGGACCTCAGCTCAGCCGTCTTGCCCAGGATTCTGGAGAAGAAGTTTGACTTTTTCTGAGCTTCGCTGTTGTAGGTGCAGTGGTCTCGCAGACAGTCGATGATCTTCATCTGCAGCTCCTCCATCTTGCTCTGCTCTTTCAGCCCGTGTCTCACTGCACACACCAatggtcaatcaatcaatcaatcaatcaatcaatgacgcttatatcgcgcatattccgtgggtacagttctaggcgctctgcagtgatgccgtgtgagatgaaattttatacggccagtagattgcagccatttcggcgcatatttacctttcacggcctattattccaagtcacacgggtataggtagacaattattaactgtgcctaagcaattttgccaggaaagacccttttgtcaatcgtgggatctttaacgtgcacacccaatgtagtgtacacggggggagggttcggacaccgaagagagtctgcacacaaagttgactctgaaataaatttccgccgaacctgggatcgaactcacgctgacagcggccaactgaatacaaatccagcgcgctaccaactgagctatatccccgcccagtcAGTCATCAGTCAAAGAGTTTGGCCATAACAGTGAAGTGATTGTAAACCTTAACTGAATTACGATACGTACTCTACGGATCTGGTTCAGGAGAATAATTCTGAGCTCAGCGTTTTTGAGATAAAGAACTTAATTGAAAAACATAGGACATTTTGGTTAGCTTTTTGGGGGGCCCATGCTTAACTGCACAAATTAAGTATTTATTGAACGAATATTTTCGAAAAAGCTCATTTATTGTGTTTGTAGACGTTTACTTCATGACAGTATGTACTTCAGCTCATGTTTACAACAATAATTGGGAGCTCAGCAtcaattttcaaaacaaaaaaatatgggtCAACAAGGACATTAACCCTTTCTGGGATAGTTTCTTAAAGGTTGGGTGGTGTCCCTTTTTGTAATTCATCCACTCTTGGTTTTATTGATATTGACGGGTCTTTGATGGTATCTCAATCCTTCCCGTCTAGACGATCATGTTAACCGCCATGATTTGTTCAGGTTTTTATTTCCGATAAAAGCATCCTTCCGCTTCGACAAACACATCTACAACCTGGCTGCCTTCTTTGCAAACTTTTCGCTGAACTGATTTAATAACTAACACCTATCTTAATTTACGAATTTTTTTCAGATCCAAATACGATCCCATACTGCACAGAAAGAGTCCAGGCAAGAGATTTATGTCACGTGTCTGACTGAATGAAAAATGCTCTTATCCTGCCCGCGTGGTATAGTTTGAATATAAGTATCTGAAGGTATACGAGCATGACATAAACCTGCATGTGACAACAGCCGGAGTAGCCAAGTGAAAGACTTttgattgtgtttttgtgtgctttttattttattttttaaaaatttttattGGGGACATTTTCACCATGGGCTTTTCCTTTCACGTACTAATGGTAATATAAAGAACAGTATAGTTTGTAGACAAAGCGGAAAGGAACGAGCACAGcaacaaagaaaacacattTGATTGCAGAGCCAAAGCAGAAAGCTTctctttttttagggggggggaggggggattttgTAATTATTTAATGGGGATCATATGACGCATAATTTAGTGTACCGTGCGTGAAGGTAAAGGGGCACAGCAAAGAACGTACATGTGTGACGGGAGTCAAgacttttattttcaattttgaTATTATTGATTTCGTGAAGCATAATGCTGGGTATATAATATGCAGCAGGTGACAATACGAACACAATACACAAGAGCAACGTACATGTGACGAGAGCCAGGGCCGCCATGCAGGAAACGGAGGAGATGTCGATGGTCATACGATGCAGACTGAGGCCGAACTCCACGATGGAGTTGACCCAGTCTCCCAGCATCCGCATGCACTGTAGTCGGTGGTACACCTGGCCGTTGTCAAACACGACCTTGTCGTCACACGGCTGGATTCTGCACAGTCAAGTCAAAGGATGTCAGAAAACAACAGAAAACTTAATTTCTTCAAGTTACAATGTATTCAAATTCTTACCAttttatttttgcttttttggccttGTCTCtaatcatctctcgtctctcatTTGCTCTTGATTGGTAGTGAAACACTTAACAGTATCCTTGTTTGACAACTAGTTTTGGGGCTGATATTATATACATGAGCCTTTGACACAGTTTGCTGTCTGGCATACCCGCCGTCGGTTTTCCCCTCTTCAAAGTGTGCTTGATAGTAGTATCACGTTGCAAGCTTGACACGATATCTCCTAGCAAAAAAACATGAACTCGCGTGCAAGTCAAACTTTGCAGGCGTTGACCTTTTGCTATCTAGGaacgattcttcttcttctcgttcatcTTCTCGTTCATCTTTTCGTTCGCTCCTTTTAGACGGACCGATTcaatttatttttctttccCCGAACTAGGTGGTGATTACAAAGTCGTGTTTCAAGTGAGACTGGTACCAACCTGTAAGCCATTCTGAGGACGAAGAGCTCGAGGGAGGCGGAGTTGAAGAGAAGGTCCTGGTCCTCCTTGCAGAGGTCAGCAAAGCCAGGCACCTTGTCGGCCCAGCCCCGCAGGATGTCGATGGATTGGATCAGCAGCTCGTAGAACTCGCTGACCCCGACTTCTTCGGGACACGGGCTTTCTTCTCCGCTTGGGATCTGGAACTGTAGGGGATATGGGTATGGTGTTACATGAGGGTCATCTTTGGGGTTGAAGAAGCTGAGCTAATGCCTGGTGCttgtgtaagtgcgtgcgtgcgtgcggtgtgtgcgtgcgtgcgtgcgtgcacattATTTTAAACAAGAAGACAGACGGATAAGCAAACAGACGGAGCATAAAACgaaggagagagtgagagagtgaaagTAGAGGGAGACATAAATGAGCTGAACTTCGTTTACAAAAATATTATAATAGTTTAAGATGGACAAGGGAATATGTGTAAAAATGGCCAACTAGTTCAGGGAATATTCGCCGGAATTTCAtgcatttttaattttctcTCTATATTTTTTTCTAATCTCCCTGGACATGGGAATTCACACCTTATCCTTTGTAATATGCCATAACTGTTAAACATTCAGAATATCATTATCACCTCGCACTAAAAACATACCTTTGTGTAGTCGAGATTGGGCAGGTCGGGTGAGGAATCGACGTGAGCACGGACCAGAGCAGTGATGAGGCTGacggggggagaggggggagactcTTGGGGACTTTTGGGCTTAGAGGGCAAGCGTCCGCGCCGTCCCTTCAGTCCGTCCGTTCTGACCACTGCAAAAAGAGACAACAGACACACTTTGAAAAAACAGGCATAAATAAGGAaaagttaaaaaataaataaaaaaataacaagaaataaaggatgaaagaaagaaagaaagaaatacattAAAGAAAGAACgcaagaaagatagaaagaaagaataacaaTGAACAACATCTCAAATTCTTAACTTTGAGGCTTTTGAACTAGGAGGTGGGTGAGGGAAGGGATGAGGACAGGGGTTGCGTTGGAATAGGGTAAATGATCGATGTGTTGGTCAAACAGCCTGTGCaagctgtttgtttgttcgtttgctgtttttttttattattttttttaacagtaaACTGTATTTTCATTCAGGCTCATCCCAGTCACTCTTGATCAACGACAGGAAGGAGTCAAATTCAGACCGTCAAGCCTCTTCCTTCTACCCGCCTTTCTGCATAGTACGGTTAATCTAACCCTATCTCCCCACCCCACTTCACTTACGATGTACAAATTCACAACACCCGTCAACAAATAAGGCCGCGCTCAACTGACAGTACGATACCTCCGACTATAAGTCCGTGACTATACTGTGTGTCTTCTCAGGGcccgtaaaaaaaaaagctctaCTAGTACAGTGTCTTCCCACATATCCGGCTAGGCCCCACCACCCCGGCCAAATCCCTCGGAGGCATCTCGCATCTATGTGCCCTACCCCCTGGCCTGTACCGCTCGGGACATGACGCCAGCCGCAGACAAGCAGACGCGCAACAATGAGAAGAATGCCTTTGCCCCGGCGCGCATAAAGACGTTTCCCACATAGCCACGAGCCCGTGGGGCCGGGACCGGAGAGGCCCAGAATGCGTGGCTATAATTCCATCACGCCACGCAACGACGACCCCGGCAGCTTGGTCTAGTTCAACCCCGTCCCGGTGTCCCCTCCACTACTATCACTACCACCGCCGCAGTTACATCCGCCGCGTCACACTTACTGCTACCTACTATTTTCTTACTATGGTGGTGGAAGATTttccaactccccccccccccccacacacacacactatcctCACCACCCCCCACTATTTCAATTATTAATTCTGTGGAATATTTTACGTCTccacccccaaccccaccccctccaccaaCTATTTTCTTAGTGAGGTGGAAGATTTCTCCCCTACCCCACTACCAACCCCGTATTTTCTTTCATATGTGGAAGATTTCACCAGTaaatcccctcccccctccccaactaCCACCCCACCAACTATTTTCTCACTTTCAGGTGAAAGACTTCCCCACTTCCACGTCCGCACTACCGGCATATCGCCACTCACTATTTTCTTACTTCAGTGGAAGATTCCCCAACATCCCCCATCACCACCCACTATTTTCTTACTCCTGTCAGGaggactttctttcttactAGCGTGCCTGCGTCATAGCTGGTACAGTCGGGGTGAAGACACACACGTAGAGGACAGGAGGCTGTGGGGGGCGGTATATTGCGGGGCTGGAGCAGGGCCGAGGAGTGTGAGAACGGGGAAGAGAAGAGAGACATTCATAGTTGAGGAGATGCGCAAAATATGGGCGAGGAACGCGTCTCACGTGCAGGCTTTTATTAGTGTCAATATTCCAGTGTTTGCTGTCAATTACGTGTGCTTTGGAAATAGCTTTTGTTCTTCATCTAGCCGGCTGCTCCtgcttcattctctctctctctctctctctctctctctctctctctctctctctctctctctctctctctctctctctctctctcgttctctgtctccctctcactctctctctgcgtgAGGAAAGCACAAAGGAGCATATGCACTGACTGACGCATATTACTTATCCACCATCTGTAAGTACGAGCTGCAAAACGTGCAAACTCGGACCGCAACTGACGAAACGCTGACATACCCCAATAACATATCACAAACGTACAAACGGTCAAGAGAACTGTAGAGCGCAAACAATGTGTGTTACGTGATACATGCCCTACATAAAAGGGGGACAGTCATTTGGAAGAAACTTTCTCCCCTTATCTTATGTTCCTCATGCCACATTGTCACTTATTGTTTGAATGTACAGGTACGGACGGGTTCGACTGTATTGTGAACTGTTTTTCTCTGAAATAATCAACACTTTTGcgctgtctatctctctgtccatTTGTACATGTTATGCATGTGTATTAACGTTTGCCAGTGTCAATATTGGCTAGTGTTTTGTCAGATTTCATGAGACTGCTACACCTTCACAGGCAGTTATACAGCCTAGCAAGTGACCAGAAGGACAGAGAAAGGGGCTTGGGTCATCTCACCCGTCACGACCACTACCCCGCCCAGTACCCGCATTATCCCCAGCGCTGGTCAGACTGACACACTCGCGCACGTGACCTCTGGTTTAAGTACCCGCACTGACCGCAGCCTTGCTGGACAGGGGGTAATAACTATAGAGCGATTTATTTTAAATATAAATTTGGTGAAATATGCGAAAGTTCTCTAATTGAGACACTTCATGCGCACGGCGGTATGTATTTGTCGTGCCTAAAATGTGAATTAGAAATTGCTTTATTTTTAAATTGGCAAAACGCTGCCAAAATCATGGCATGTATCTTGTCAGCCATAGATCTTAAAAGCCGAAGTGCGGCATTGGTCGAATAACTCTGATGTTTAACGAACGGAGAATAGAATTCAGTCTTCATTTGAAAAATGTAGCCTCGGCCGATTTGCACTCGAGTAATACAAATCCCACTAGAGACCAAAACCTGGCGCTGGTATAAAAACGGAAAAAAAGGTAAATCAATGGAAAGTTTATttatagacaaaacgaaacattcacaagtaTGACCCCCTTATGGTGTTTGCTGTGGACGGACATACATATATAACGAGACAATTAAAGGAACTTCATTGCGCTAATATGAAAAGTGTGCGAGTTTTGAGTGTGTTTTATCTGACGAACGAAAAGAAGAAGAGTGTGTTTGATGGGTCTCATCGAGTACAGTATTGTTCGGTCTGCTTTGGGGTAGACAACACATTATGCGAGGATACACTGGATATGCGGAATCAAGTGTTTCATTATATTCGTAAGAGCTGGACATGAAAACGCATCAGGGGGTGTAACAATATACAAAGCGACGAATAACACACTCATAGCAAATGAGAGTACAGTCATTGAGTGTTATTTCACATGTACCAATTTTATCCATtcgtaaaacacacacacacatacacacacaaagtggATATTATTCATTCATCAGGTATCGTTGAAAACTCAATGGTTTTAACGGTTAGGTTAATACCAGTAAGAAAAAACATGTTATGTCTTTTTTTCCATTTccctttgttttcttcttttttttctttcttgttttccttTAATCTTTTTTCACCTTAAAAATGTTGTTACCTTCTTTGACCATTCCAACTGCCATGCACTTCTGAAAGCGACAGAATTGACACCGGTTTCGCCTCCGCTTGTCCACCGGGCAGTTTTTGTCCGCCAAACACACGTACTTTGCGTTCTTCTGCACCGTCCTCTGGTAGGGAGCAAACAGGGTTCGTTAGTGTTAGTGCGGGTTAGTAGTGTTTTACTTGTTACAAGTCACACAAGCAAAAAGGTTATGACGATTTGTCATAAAAGGTTACTGATGAAGACAGCAAAAGCCTGATCATtattcatttattattattattatcatcattattacTATTTGGGTTGGTGTACCCTGCACACCAGCGAATTAATTACAGACAGGCTACAATGTTGCCATTATTAGTTAAAAACTCAGAGCTCAGTTGATAGTATGTTCAGAACGTCAAAACACAATAATCAAGCCATGTTAAAAACGGATATTTCATTGTCAGTCTTAAAAAAGGCACTCGAAATATGTGATTAGTATTCGTAGGAGGAACACAGAAAATACAGTGGCACCAATGATGAGACGACACCATTAGAGGAGCCAAGTGCCGATGCAAAGCAGGAGTCTTTTACGGCAGATATGTTACGGCCAATAGCAAATATACGTTATTAGTCAAGTTAACTAAATCAATGGAGGAAAAACATTTGGTTACAAGGTATCCTCTCGTCAGAGATTGGCCATATATTACAGGCACCACTGTTTATGGATTAACAAAGAACACAAACGGCTCAGACGTCTCACCTTGAAGAAGCCCTTGCAGCCCTCACAGGTGCGTACCCCGTAGTGCTGGCAGGCAGCGTTGTCGCCGCACACAGCACACAGTAGGCTTTCCTTCACCTGTCCGTCCCGTGGGGGTGGCGACCGGTTGGACCCAGGGGTGGGCGGTGTGCTTGGTGACTGCAGCTGATATTTCTGTAACTCTAGTCTGAAAACGAACCAGAAAATGCAAACATCTGTAACTCTGGTCTCAAAACGAATAAGGGAAGGGCAAACTTCTGTCAATCTAGTCTGAAAATGAACAGACAACGCAAGCTTCTTTCACTCtctgaaaaagaacaagaaaatgtaAACTTCCGTAACTCTAGTTTGAAAACGAACAAGAAAATGCACACTTCTGTAACTCTAGTCTGAAACTGAAAAACACAAT
It encodes the following:
- the LOC138959163 gene encoding probable nuclear hormone receptor HR38, encoding MLLLQSQPSYDSGSGMVASTHGGHYSNLGYSSTVTPATAMTDINILSASLSLPLHDFQSEVAGYGNEDLSSEGFSSGGYESSGAGLVSFQHNDHAAAQAQSYVDAYGFDGYAAAVSGTGRDSVGKTQQQQQHQQQHQQHQQQQQSYGSSSGLYPDHTTSPTLSGQALQDKYPVSQAGPVPGFDETYHAFATTDAPDFYSAQRFLDNGKGFMKQAAFEAGAQDVFAQSALGQGGFPGELEQKQSMYQVPAYDGPVSYHCGDGTMYPGYHTAFYGGQGLSPCSSASLSPFSHGVPTSYRADLSIQMAPHNFHHRRPSLSIPTPPTPDGLELQKYQLQSPSTPPTPGSNRSPPPRDGQVKESLLCAVCGDNAACQHYGVRTCEGCKGFFKRTVQKNAKYVCLADKNCPVDKRRRNRCQFCRFQKCMAVGMVKEVVRTDGLKGRRGRLPSKPKSPQESPPSPPVSLITALVRAHVDSSPDLPNLDYTKFQIPSGEESPCPEEVGVSEFYELLIQSIDILRGWADKVPGFADLCKEDQDLLFNSASLELFVLRMAYRIQPCDDKVVFDNGQVYHRLQCMRMLGDWVNSIVEFGLSLHRMTIDISSVSCMAALALVTLRHGLKEQSKMEELQMKIIDCLRDHCTYNSEAQKKSNFFSRILGKTAELRSLSREGLQQMYQYKVENVSRAPTIIENLYLSNQLPF